The following nucleotide sequence is from Firmicutes bacterium ASF500.
AGGAAGTTCAGCGACATCACCGCCAGCATGATCGCGATGCCCGGGAAGAGCACGATATGGGGGGCGGTCCGAATGAACTCCTTGCCCTCGGTGAGGATGGCTCCCCACTCCGGGGTGGGCGGCATGACGCCCAGGCCCACAAAGCTCAGCCCGGCGGCGGACAGGATCACGCTGCCGATGCTCAGGGTGGCCTGTACCATGATGGGCCCCATGGTGTTGGGGATAATGTGCTTGAGGATGATGCGGAAGGTGCCCACGCCGGTGGCTCTGGCCGCTTCAATGTAGTCCGAGTTCTTGATGGTCAGGATGGAGGACCGGACGATCACACAGAAGGTGGCCACATAGCTGATGGTGATGGCCACCAGCAGGTTGGACATGCCAGGCCCCAGCACCGTCACCACGCAAATGCACATCAGCATGGAGGGGATGGCCATAAGCACGTCGATAAAACGCATGACGATCATATCCAGTGTCCCCCCATAGTAGCCGGCGATGGAGCCGATGGCCCCTCCCACCGCCAGAGAGACGATCACCGACACAAAACCGATGCTCAGGGAGATGCGGCTTCCGTGGATGATTCGGGCCAGGATATCCCGGCCGAAGCCGTCGGTCCCCAGCCAGTGGGCCGGCGAGGGCCCCTGAAGCTTCTCGGGCATATTCTGGGCAATGGCCAGCTCATAGTCCACCAGCACGTCGGCGAACACGGCCATGAGAATCAGCAGCGTCAGAATCACCAGCCCGGCGATGGCCACCTTGCTCTTTTTCAGCCGCCCCCAGACCTCCAGAAGCTGCGACCGCTTTTTGTCCGTCCTGGGCGCTTCATGCTTCGTCTTTTTCACCGTCAGGCGCCTCCCTTCTTATACTGCGCCTTCACCCGCGGGTCCACATAGGCGTAGCAGATATCCAGCAGCAGGTTGACAATGCTGAACATCACCGCCACGATCAGCACACCGCCCATTACCATGGGGATGTCCTTGCTGCGGATGGAGCTCAGCAGCAGATTTCCGATGCCCGACATGCCGAACACGTTCTCCGTGATGACCGCTCCGCCCAGCATATAGCCAAAATTCACGCCCACGATGGTAATAATGGGGATAAAGGCGTTTTGCAGGGCGTGCTTCACGATGACCCGCCCCTTCGTGGCTCCCTTGGCATAGGCTGTGCGGATATAGTCCTGCCGGATTACCTCCAGCATGGTGGACCGGGTCATGCGGATCAGGGTAGCCAGCGTGGTGCCCGCGCAGGTGATGGCAGGCATGATGAAGTGGGCCAATGTCTCCGAGCCGTTGGGAGGGAGCCAGTGCAGCTGCACGGAGAAGAGAATAATCATCATCAGGCCCAGCCAAAATGTGGGGATGGAGATGAAGATCAGGGCAAAAATGGTGCTGCAGCTGTCGATCAGGGAGTACTGCTTCACCGCGCAGGCGATGCCCAGGGGAATGCCGATGAGGGACGCCAGAATCATGCTGTACAGCGCCAGCTGGAAGGTGGTGGGGAAGCGGGAGAAGAGCTCCTCAAACACCGGCAGTCCAGAGACATAGGAGCTGCCAAAGTCCCCGCGGAACACCCCCATAATGTAGTCCAGGAATCGCTGGATAAAGGGCCGGTTCCAGCCCAGCGACTCGTTCAGCGCCGCCTTGGCCTCGGACGTGGCCAGGTCCCCCATGATGATATCCGCCGGGGTCCCCGGGGTCAGGTCCATCAGGAAAAACACGACGAAGGAGATGCCCAGCAGCACCGGAATCATGAGAAGGATTCTCTTTATCACATATTTATACATCGTATCACTCCTAACTGCGCCCTATTTGCCGCTCCCCGGGCCCGCCGGCCCGGAGCGGGGGCACTTGATGATAAAAAGCGCCCGGATACGGGACACGGCGGATACCGACAGCCGTCTTTCCAATATCCGGGCAGTGGGGCGGTTCGCTGGAGACCGCCGCTATCCTATTCAGCTGTTCCAGCTCCATTCATGGAGGAAGTGGAACGCATAGGGGTCCATATAGGGGATGTTCAGGTCCTTGTTACAGGTGATGTTTCTCACCCGCCAGATAAAGGGCACCAGGGGCACCTCCTCGCTGAGGATGACCAGGAGCTCCTCATACAGCTCGGCCAGACGGGCATCGTCCACCGTGACCAGAGCCTCGTCAAACAGCTCGTTGACCCGGGGGTTGTTATAGAAGGTGTTGTTGGTGTCTCCAATCCTGGGGCC
It contains:
- the gsiD gene encoding Glutathione transport system permease protein GsiD; the encoded protein is MKKTKHEAPRTDKKRSQLLEVWGRLKKSKVAIAGLVILTLLILMAVFADVLVDYELAIAQNMPEKLQGPSPAHWLGTDGFGRDILARIIHGSRISLSIGFVSVIVSLAVGGAIGSIAGYYGGTLDMIVMRFIDVLMAIPSMLMCICVVTVLGPGMSNLLVAITISYVATFCVIVRSSILTIKNSDYIEAARATGVGTFRIILKHIIPNTMGPIMVQATLSIGSVILSAAGLSFVGLGVMPPTPEWGAILTEGKEFIRTAPHIVLFPGIAIMLAVMSLNFLGDGLRDALDPRLKQ
- the dppB_1 gene encoding Dipeptide transport system permease protein DppB produces the protein MYKYVIKRILLMIPVLLGISFVVFFLMDLTPGTPADIIMGDLATSEAKAALNESLGWNRPFIQRFLDYIMGVFRGDFGSSYVSGLPVFEELFSRFPTTFQLALYSMILASLIGIPLGIACAVKQYSLIDSCSTIFALIFISIPTFWLGLMMIILFSVQLHWLPPNGSETLAHFIMPAITCAGTTLATLIRMTRSTMLEVIRQDYIRTAYAKGATKGRVIVKHALQNAFIPIITIVGVNFGYMLGGAVITENVFGMSGIGNLLLSSIRSKDIPMVMGGVLIVAVMFSIVNLLLDICYAYVDPRVKAQYKKGGA